In Ureibacillus thermophilus, the genomic stretch ACATGCGTACAACATTTATGGCGAAAGGTCATGAAGTAGAGCGTAAATGGTTAGTGGTTGACGCAGAAGGCAAAACGCTTGGGCGTTTAGCTTCCGAAGTTGCGGCTATTTTACGCGGTAAACATAAACCAATTTATACACCACACGTTGACACTGGTGATCATGTCATCGTAATTAATGCTGAAAAAATCCAATTAACAGGTAAAAAATTAACTGATAAAATTTACTACCGTCACTCACTTCATCCTGGCGGTTTGAAAAAACGTACAGCAGGCGAAATGCTTGAAAAAAATCCAACAAGAATGATTGAACTTGCAGTAAAAGGCATGCTTCCTAAAAACTCTTTAGGACGCAAAATGTTCAAAAAACTTCATGTTTATGCAGGACCAGAACATCCACATGCTGCACAAAAACCAGAAAGCTATGAGCTTCGCGGATAATTAATTAGAGGAGGATATTCACTTGGCACAAGTTCAATATACTGGCACAGGTCGTCGTAAAAGTGCTGTAGCTCGTGTACGTTTAGTACCTGGCGAAGGCAAAATCATCATCAACAAACGTGATGTAGAAGAATATATTCCATTTGAAACATTACGTGAAGTAATTAAACAACCATTAAAATTAACTCAAACTTTAGGTAGTTACGATGTATTAGTAAACGTGCAAGGCGGCGGTTTTACTGGTCAAGCTGGCGCTATCCGCCACGGTATCGCTCGTGCGTTGCTTCAAGTTGACCCAGATTTCCGTTCAACTTTAAAACAAGCAGGTTTACTAACTCGTGACCCACGTATGAAAGAACGTAAAAAATACGGTCTCAAAGGCGCTCGTCGCGCACCACAATTCTCAAAACGTTAAGATTTTATCATTTACGAAACCCTCAACCACTTATGGTTGGGGGGGTTCTTATTTTATGAGGTGCTGTGAAATCGTCCAAATTCGCACACGTAATATACATGAAATATACAGGTAGTATACAAACTTTTTTAAAAGAAAGACAGCTTACTTAAGCGTGTCTATCGCTATAAGCAGCTGCTCAATGTCCTTGTGAGTATATACATTATCCGTGATGTCTTTTCCTGCGTGACCCATAATTCTTCTAATTGATAGCTTGTTTGCTCCAGCGTTGTCCATCAACGTGGCGAATGTATGCCTGCAGTCGTGAGGTCTATGGTCAAGCTCTAATTGCTCCATGATCTTCTTCCATCTTTCATGATAGTAGACGTAGTAACTCATTTTATTTCCTTCGTGATTGGTGACTAGATATTCATGCTTGGGATTCATCCTCGCTTCAATTAGATGAAGTATCTTTTTATGAATGGGAATGACCCTATTCGTTCCTGCTTCAGTTTTGAAGCCGCCCCTAAAGCATCTTTCTTCTAAACGGATATTTTCGTTTTTAATCTCAACAAGCTCTCCTGGGCGGAGACCTGTGTATATCATAATCAATACCGTGTCGATAAAATCCAACCTATCAACGTGTTCCCACAGTTTGTTAATCTCATCCAAAGTGAATGGTTTTCTTGAACTTTTA encodes the following:
- the rplM gene encoding 50S ribosomal protein L13, giving the protein MRTTFMAKGHEVERKWLVVDAEGKTLGRLASEVAAILRGKHKPIYTPHVDTGDHVIVINAEKIQLTGKKLTDKIYYRHSLHPGGLKKRTAGEMLEKNPTRMIELAVKGMLPKNSLGRKMFKKLHVYAGPEHPHAAQKPESYELRG
- the rpsI gene encoding 30S ribosomal protein S9, translating into MAQVQYTGTGRRKSAVARVRLVPGEGKIIINKRDVEEYIPFETLREVIKQPLKLTQTLGSYDVLVNVQGGGFTGQAGAIRHGIARALLQVDPDFRSTLKQAGLLTRDPRMKERKKYGLKGARRAPQFSKR
- a CDS encoding tyrosine-type recombinase/integrase, producing the protein MKLPNGYGSVFKLSGRRRRPWAVRVTTGWTDDGKQKYEYLGYYKTRPKAMMALAEYNKNPFDLSAGKITFKEVYERFKKERFPKMSKSSQSGYTMAYNRSKSLHDMKFIDIRKSHMQEVIDNCDKSHGTKRKIKILYNQLYKYAMENDLTHKDYARFVELPRNNTKSSRKPFTLDEINKLWEHVDRLDFIDTVLIMIYTGLRPGELVEIKNENIRLEERCFRGGFKTEAGTNRVIPIHKKILHLIEARMNPKHEYLVTNHEGNKMSYYVYYHERWKKIMEQLELDHRPHDCRHTFATLMDNAGANKLSIRRIMGHAGKDITDNVYTHKDIEQLLIAIDTLK